A window of the Lactuca sativa cultivar Salinas chromosome 5, Lsat_Salinas_v11, whole genome shotgun sequence genome harbors these coding sequences:
- the LOC128126123 gene encoding mannan endo-1,4-beta-mannosidase 4-like codes for MPGKGNAVLKGDCKGKCHPSTINDSFVETRTHHFMVNGKPLYFNGFNAYWLMCMASDPSTRVKVTDAFQESSKIGMNLVRTWAFSDGGNKPLQTSPGFYNEDMFKGLDFVISEAKKYGIHLILSLVNNWDDFGGKKQYVQWARDHGGQYLHSDDDFFTNVVVKGYYKNHLKTILTRRNSITGVDYKDDSTIFAWELMNEPRCQSDLSGKFLQEWIVEMAAEIKSIDKNHLLEIGLEGFYGESMPEKKQNNPGYEVGTDFITNNGVNNVDFATIHLYPDQWVPGASDEARAKFVEKWINAHIEDCDSILRKPLLIAEFGKSSWSSGYTVEARDEYFGGIFNTAYESARNRGSCSGTTFWQVMAEGMDNWGDGYQVVLDQNPSTAAIIAKQSQRISSLNSSTNLEFSPVAVEK; via the exons ATGCCAGGAAAAGGAAATGCAGTTCTAAAAGGAGATTGCAAGGGTAAATGCCACCCGTCAACCATTAACGATAGTTTTGTGGAGACAAGGACACATCATTTCATGGTTAATGGAAAGCCGTTGTATTTTAATGGCTTTAACGCCTACTGGTTAATGTGTATGGCTTCTGATCCATCTACAAGGGTGAAGGTCACAGATGCATTTCAAGAATCTTCCAAGATAGGAATGAACCTGGTTAGGACTTGGGCTTTTAGTGATGGTGGCAACAAACCCCTGCAAACCTCTCCCGGTTTTTACAATGAGGACATGTTTAAG GGATTGGATTTTGTGATATCAGAAGCGAAAAAGTATGGGATTCACTTGATTCTCAGCTTGGTTAATAACTGGGATGATTTTGGAGGTAAAAAACAATATGTTCAGTGGGCAAGGGATCATGGAGGACAATACTTGCATAGTGATGATGATTTCTTTACTAACGTTGTAGTTAAAGGATATTATAAGaatcatttgaag ACCATTCTTACGAGACGCAACTCAATCACCGGGGTTGACTACAAGGATGATTCCACCATCTTTGCATGGGAGCTAATGAACGAACCCCGCTGCCAGTCTGATCTATCAGGGAAATTTCTACAG GAATGGATAGTAGAAATGGCAGCTGAAATAAAGTCCATTGATAAGAACCATCTTCTCGAAATCGGACTTGAAGGGTTTTATGGGGAATCAATGCCTGAAAAGAAGCAAAACAATCCGGGCTATGAAGTAGGGACCGACTTCATTACAAACAACGGCGTCAACAATGTGGATTTTGCTACAATCCATCTGTATCCCGACCAATG GGTTCCGGGAGCTAGCGATGAAGCTCGAGCTAAATTTGTTGAAAAATGGATTAATGCACATATTGAGGATTGTGATTCCATCTTGAGAAAACCTTTACTGATTGCAGAATTTGGCAAGTCCTCTTGGTCTTCAGGTTACACCGTAGAAGCAAGGGATGAGTACTTTGGTGGGATATTCAACACGGCCTATGAAAGTGCAAGAAACCGGGGGTCGTGTTCAGGTACAACTTTTTGGCAAGTCATGGCGGAAGGAATGGATAACTGGGgtgatgggtaccaagttgtcttGGACCAAAACCCCTCCACTGCTGCAATAATTGCCAAGCAGTCTCAAAGAATTTCATCACTCAACTCTTCAACCAACCTAGAGTTCTCTCCCGTTGCTGTTGAAAAATAA